One stretch of Zhihengliuella flava DNA includes these proteins:
- the folE gene encoding GTP cyclohydrolase I FolE, with product MTDDVEQNQAAVAAVDQPRIQAAVREILEAIGEDPDRDGLQDTPARVAKAYAEFFSGLHQDPEDILGTTFDIDHNELVLVKDIPFYSTCEHHLVPFHGAAHVGYIPGDHGHVTGLSKLARLVELYARRPQVQERLTTQIAEALVKHLEPHGVIVVIECEHMCMSMRGVQKPGARTVTSAVRGQLRETATRAEAMSLILGK from the coding sequence GTGACTGACGACGTGGAACAGAATCAGGCCGCGGTGGCCGCAGTGGACCAGCCGCGCATCCAGGCCGCCGTGCGGGAAATCCTCGAGGCGATCGGCGAGGACCCGGACCGGGATGGGCTGCAGGACACGCCGGCGCGCGTCGCGAAGGCCTACGCTGAGTTCTTCTCCGGCCTGCACCAGGATCCGGAGGACATTCTCGGGACAACGTTTGACATCGACCACAACGAGCTGGTGTTGGTCAAGGACATCCCGTTTTACTCGACCTGCGAGCATCACCTGGTGCCCTTCCACGGCGCGGCCCACGTGGGCTACATCCCCGGCGATCACGGCCACGTGACCGGACTGAGCAAGCTGGCCCGGCTCGTGGAGCTGTACGCCCGCCGGCCGCAGGTGCAGGAACGGCTCACCACGCAAATTGCCGAGGCGCTCGTGAAGCACCTCGAGCCACACGGTGTGATCGTCGTGATCGAGTGCGAGCACATGTGCATGTCCATGCGCGGCGTGCAAAAGCCGGGCGCCCGCACCGTGACGTCGGCCGTGCGCGGCCAGCTGCGTGAAACGGCCACGCGGGCCGAGGCCATGAGCCTCATTCTGGGAAAGTAA
- a CDS encoding MDR family MFS transporter yields MARTPRAGSDGQPLLLTQRRIWIIFSALIAGMMLASLDQTIVSTAMPTIVGQLGGVEHQAWITTAYLLATTIVMPIYGKFGDVLGRRNLFLIAIALFTVASIGCALAGDFWTFVVFRAMQGLGGGGLMILSQAIIADIVPASERGKYMGPIGGIFGLSAVAGPLLGGFFVDHLTWEWAFYINIPIGIAAFAIAWFALTLPSKRATRRIDIGGVVFLSIATTCLIFFSEFGGNADHGWSAPETWMWGAGLVIAATAFVVTEARAEDPIIPLSLFRNPIFINATAIGFTLGLGMFSALAFMPTFLQMSSGTSAAESGLLMLPMMVGMMGTSIASGIMVSKLGRYKMFPIAGTVVTIASMLLMTTLSAETPLWQICSYLFLLGAGLGLIMQVVVLVVQNAVPAAMVGTATSTNNYFREVGASLGVAIFGAMFTNRLSTELTEVFASSGASAAEAGNAASTLDPQTMNQLPEAVRDGIVTAYADSLAPVFWYLIPFLAIAFILSLLLKQIPLSEVAGMVARGEAVGGPDADRLEAERLSVGHAPAAANSAGTEDQREEEASTSSRT; encoded by the coding sequence ATGGCCCGAACCCCTCGCGCCGGTAGCGACGGCCAGCCCCTGCTGCTGACTCAACGCCGCATCTGGATCATCTTCTCCGCGCTGATTGCCGGCATGATGCTGGCCAGCCTCGATCAAACGATCGTTTCCACCGCCATGCCCACGATCGTCGGCCAACTGGGCGGCGTCGAACACCAGGCCTGGATCACCACCGCGTACCTCCTGGCGACCACGATCGTCATGCCGATTTACGGCAAGTTTGGCGACGTGTTGGGGCGGCGGAACCTGTTCCTCATCGCCATCGCGCTCTTCACGGTGGCCTCGATCGGTTGCGCCCTCGCCGGTGACTTCTGGACGTTCGTGGTGTTCCGCGCCATGCAGGGCCTCGGCGGCGGCGGCCTGATGATCCTCTCCCAGGCCATCATCGCCGACATCGTCCCCGCCTCGGAGCGCGGGAAGTACATGGGCCCCATCGGCGGCATCTTCGGCCTCTCCGCGGTGGCCGGCCCGCTGCTCGGCGGCTTCTTCGTGGACCACCTCACGTGGGAATGGGCGTTCTACATCAACATCCCGATCGGCATCGCCGCCTTCGCGATCGCCTGGTTCGCGCTCACGCTGCCGAGCAAGCGCGCCACGCGCCGCATCGACATTGGCGGCGTCGTCTTCCTGTCCATCGCCACGACGTGCCTCATCTTCTTCTCCGAGTTCGGCGGCAACGCCGACCACGGCTGGTCCGCCCCGGAGACGTGGATGTGGGGCGCCGGCCTGGTGATCGCTGCCACCGCCTTCGTGGTGACCGAGGCGCGCGCCGAGGATCCGATCATTCCGCTGTCCCTGTTCCGCAACCCGATCTTCATCAACGCGACGGCGATCGGCTTCACGTTGGGGCTGGGCATGTTCTCCGCCCTGGCGTTCATGCCGACGTTCCTGCAGATGTCCTCCGGCACGTCAGCCGCCGAGTCCGGGCTGCTCATGCTGCCGATGATGGTGGGCATGATGGGCACCTCGATCGCCTCCGGCATCATGGTCTCCAAGCTCGGCCGCTACAAGATGTTCCCGATCGCGGGAACCGTGGTCACGATCGCCTCGATGCTGCTGATGACCACCCTCTCCGCCGAGACGCCGCTGTGGCAGATCTGCTCCTACCTGTTCCTGCTCGGCGCAGGCTTGGGCCTGATCATGCAGGTGGTGGTCTTGGTGGTCCAGAACGCGGTCCCCGCAGCCATGGTGGGTACCGCGACCAGCACCAACAACTACTTCCGTGAAGTGGGGGCCTCGCTCGGCGTCGCCATCTTTGGCGCCATGTTCACCAACCGCCTCTCCACGGAACTCACAGAGGTCTTCGCCAGTTCCGGGGCGAGCGCCGCGGAAGCCGGCAACGCGGCGAGCACGCTGGACCCGCAGACTATGAACCAATTGCCGGAAGCCGTGCGGGACGGAATCGTCACCGCCTACGCCGACTCCTTGGCGCCCGTGTTCTGGTACCTCATCCCGTTCTTGGCGATCGCCTTCATCCTCTCCTTGCTGCTCAAGCAGATCCCGCTCTCCGAGGTGGCCGGGATGGTCGCCCGCGGCGAGGCGGTTGGCGGACCGGACGCGGATCGGCTCGAGGCCGAACGCCTGAGCGTCGGGCACGCGCCGGCAGCGGCCAACAGTGCCGGCACCGAGGACCAGCGCGAGGAGGAGGCGTCCACCTCAAGCCGGACCTAG
- the ftsH gene encoding ATP-dependent zinc metalloprotease FtsH has product MNVKKIFNSWVIWVLIGAAALIIFLPTLTGGSASQVNTSVGLELLEEDKAVEAKIFDGEQRVDLTLANNFEHEGEDLGKNVSFYYSTARAEDVIDAMNQADLDDFTDQPVQNNWFVSMLGFLIPFILIALLFWFLMSRASGGGGKVMQFGKSKAKQINKETSEVRFADVAGADEAVEELHEIKEFLQDPAKFQAVGAKIPKGVLLYGPPGTGKTLLAKAVAGEAGVPFFSVSGSDFVEMFVGVGASRVRDMFEQAKNNSPAIIFVDEIDAVGRHRGAGVGGGNDEREQTLNQLLVEMDGFDVNTNVILIAATNRPDVLDPALLRPGRFDRQVPVEAPDLAGRHQILKVHARGKPMVEDIDLHAVAKKTPGYTGADLANVLNEAALLTARSNAQLIDDRALDEAIDRVMAGPQKRTRLMKEHERKVTAYHEGGHALVAAALNHSAPVTKITILPRGRALGYTMVVPEEDKYSITRNELLDQLAYAMGGRVAEEIIFHDPSTGASNDIEKATGTARKMVTQYGMSSRVGTVKLGSGGGEPFLGRDGGQGRDYSEDMAHVVDEEVRALLDAAHEEAYRILSTNREVLDRLAVELLERETLNQREIAEIFHDLTKLDRREIWLLNDDRPVGEFGPVMSRKELREAAEKGTEGREDEPHSGGGVTDIPGVNDPVDNNPPRPGTSSTQDDGGQ; this is encoded by the coding sequence ATGAACGTCAAGAAGATCTTTAACAGCTGGGTCATCTGGGTGCTCATCGGCGCTGCCGCGCTGATCATCTTCCTGCCCACGCTGACCGGGGGGAGCGCCTCCCAGGTCAACACGAGTGTCGGGTTGGAGCTGCTGGAGGAGGACAAGGCCGTCGAGGCCAAGATCTTCGACGGCGAGCAGCGCGTGGACCTGACGCTGGCCAATAACTTTGAGCACGAAGGCGAAGACCTCGGTAAAAACGTCTCCTTCTACTATTCGACGGCGCGCGCCGAAGACGTCATCGACGCCATGAATCAGGCGGACCTCGACGACTTCACGGACCAGCCCGTGCAGAACAACTGGTTCGTCTCGATGCTGGGATTCCTGATCCCGTTCATCCTCATCGCCCTCCTGTTCTGGTTCCTCATGTCCCGCGCGTCCGGCGGCGGTGGCAAGGTCATGCAGTTCGGCAAGTCCAAGGCCAAGCAGATCAACAAGGAAACTTCCGAGGTCCGCTTCGCCGACGTCGCTGGCGCTGACGAGGCCGTGGAAGAACTCCACGAGATCAAGGAGTTCCTGCAAGATCCCGCGAAGTTCCAGGCCGTCGGAGCGAAGATCCCCAAGGGCGTTCTGCTCTATGGCCCTCCCGGAACCGGTAAGACCCTCCTGGCCAAGGCGGTCGCCGGCGAGGCCGGAGTCCCGTTCTTCTCCGTCTCCGGCTCGGACTTCGTCGAGATGTTCGTCGGTGTCGGCGCTTCCCGTGTGCGCGACATGTTCGAGCAGGCCAAGAACAACTCGCCGGCCATCATCTTCGTCGATGAGATCGACGCCGTGGGCCGGCACCGCGGTGCCGGCGTGGGCGGCGGCAATGACGAGCGCGAGCAGACGCTGAACCAGCTCCTCGTGGAGATGGATGGCTTCGATGTGAACACCAACGTCATCCTCATCGCCGCGACCAACCGCCCGGACGTGCTGGACCCGGCGCTGCTGCGCCCGGGCCGCTTCGACCGCCAGGTCCCGGTGGAGGCCCCCGATCTGGCGGGACGCCACCAGATCCTGAAGGTCCACGCCCGCGGCAAGCCGATGGTGGAAGACATTGACCTGCATGCCGTGGCCAAGAAGACCCCGGGCTACACGGGTGCGGACCTCGCGAACGTCCTGAACGAGGCCGCCCTGCTGACGGCCCGCTCCAACGCGCAGCTGATCGATGATCGCGCCCTCGACGAGGCGATCGACCGCGTCATGGCTGGCCCGCAGAAGCGCACCCGGCTGATGAAGGAGCACGAGCGCAAGGTCACCGCCTACCACGAGGGCGGTCACGCGCTCGTCGCGGCGGCACTGAACCACTCCGCGCCCGTCACGAAGATCACCATTCTGCCGCGTGGCCGGGCCCTCGGCTACACCATGGTGGTCCCGGAAGAGGACAAGTACTCCATCACCCGCAACGAGCTGCTGGATCAGCTTGCCTACGCGATGGGCGGCCGCGTCGCCGAGGAGATCATCTTCCATGATCCGTCGACGGGCGCGTCCAACGACATTGAGAAGGCCACGGGCACGGCCCGCAAGATGGTCACCCAGTACGGCATGAGCAGCCGCGTGGGCACCGTGAAGCTCGGCTCCGGCGGGGGCGAGCCGTTCCTCGGCCGCGACGGCGGGCAGGGCCGGGACTACTCGGAGGACATGGCCCACGTCGTCGACGAGGAGGTCCGCGCGCTGCTGGACGCCGCGCATGAGGAGGCCTACCGGATCCTCAGCACCAACCGCGAGGTGCTGGACCGCCTGGCGGTCGAGCTGCTGGAGCGGGAGACGCTGAACCAGCGGGAAATCGCGGAGATCTTCCACGACCTCACCAAGCTAGATCGCCGCGAGATCTGGCTGCTCAACGATGACCGCCCGGTCGGCGAGTTCGGGCCCGTTATGTCCCGCAAGGAGCTCCGCGAGGCCGCCGAGAAGGGCACCGAGGGTCGCGAAGACGAGCCGCACTCCGGCGGCGGCGTCACGGACATCCCGGGCGTCAATGACCCGGTGGATAACAATCCACCGCGGCCTGGAACCAGTTCCACGCAGGACGACGGCGGCCAGTAG
- a CDS encoding IclR family transcriptional regulator domain-containing protein, with the protein MTTDNGTASNRTLERAAAILDAVGSSAISASEVARRTGLSVSTAHRLGLQMVEYGFLQRTTEGAFRLGHRLVRSTLEKAAAPILERLRDETGETAQLWVRRGTERICIVNFESRHELRATNPSGSRLPLPAGSAGRLLAGTDDALEEIERSGWVESVGSRTPGLGSVSVGVYAADQLVGAICLAMPLARTAQSPGRDYGRHVVSAAEQLEGELVS; encoded by the coding sequence ATGACCACTGACAACGGGACCGCCTCAAACCGCACCCTAGAGCGCGCAGCGGCCATCCTTGATGCTGTCGGCTCGTCGGCGATATCGGCTAGCGAGGTGGCCCGCAGAACGGGGCTATCCGTCTCGACGGCCCACCGACTCGGTCTTCAGATGGTTGAGTATGGGTTTCTTCAGCGAACGACTGAGGGGGCTTTTCGCCTCGGCCATCGGTTAGTCCGGTCCACGTTGGAGAAGGCGGCTGCTCCTATCTTGGAGCGCTTGCGTGACGAGACCGGAGAAACGGCACAACTCTGGGTTCGGCGTGGGACGGAGCGTATCTGCATCGTCAATTTTGAGAGTCGACACGAACTGCGCGCCACGAATCCATCCGGTTCTCGATTGCCGCTGCCCGCCGGTTCCGCGGGGCGGCTCTTAGCCGGTACGGATGATGCGTTGGAGGAGATCGAACGCTCGGGCTGGGTTGAATCCGTCGGCTCGAGGACGCCCGGCTTGGGCTCGGTCAGCGTCGGCGTTTACGCCGCCGATCAGTTGGTCGGCGCCATCTGTCTTGCGATGCCATTAGCCCGAACGGCGCAGTCTCCTGGGCGGGATTATGGCCGTCACGTGGTGTCCGCAGCTGAGCAGCTTGAGGGTGAGCTGGTGAGCTGA
- a CDS encoding acyl-CoA thioesterase gives MAANGDITFHTRKWVRPEDLNANGTLFGGSLLRWIDEEAAIYAIIQLGNGHAVTKYMSEINFVSSAKQGDLIEMGLTATHFGRTSLTMRAEVRNMFTRQSILTIEKLVFVNLGEDGQPAPHGYTDITYTRDRVPRQHLST, from the coding sequence ATGGCTGCCAATGGGGACATCACGTTCCATACCCGCAAGTGGGTCCGCCCGGAGGACCTCAACGCCAACGGGACGCTCTTCGGCGGGTCCCTGCTGCGCTGGATCGATGAGGAAGCAGCGATCTACGCCATCATTCAGCTGGGTAACGGGCACGCGGTGACCAAGTACATGTCGGAAATCAACTTTGTCAGCTCCGCCAAACAGGGGGATCTGATCGAGATGGGCCTGACCGCCACGCACTTCGGCCGGACGTCCCTGACCATGCGCGCCGAGGTGCGCAACATGTTCACCCGCCAGTCCATCCTGACGATCGAGAAGCTGGTGTTCGTCAACCTCGGTGAGGACGGCCAGCCAGCGCCGCACGGCTATACGGATATCACGTATACGCGAGACCGGGTTCCGCGGCAGCACTTGAGCACGTAA
- the folP gene encoding dihydropteroate synthase — protein MNLAAAPGTGPATSPLPVVKRSRVKTFADLPTGRTLVMGVLNVTEDSFSDGGQFLDTEDAIKHGLRLMYSGADIIDVGGESTRPGAAFIDPELEQQRVLPVVEALVKAGAVVSVDTMHVSTARAAVAAGAHLINDVSGLTHEADMPALVAELGVPYVLMHRRGDQQNMNDYAQYEDVVAEVLSELEALRTTFLDAGVRPEQLIIDPGLGFAKEAPHNWTLLHRLAEFKALGHPVLIGTSRKRFLGSLLSSGGQPAAAQDRDAATAATSALAAAAGVWAVRVHDVASSHDAVKVATAWGHGGAGELRQGE, from the coding sequence ATGAACCTCGCAGCCGCCCCGGGAACCGGGCCCGCCACCAGCCCACTACCCGTTGTGAAGCGATCACGGGTTAAGACCTTTGCCGACCTGCCCACAGGACGCACGCTGGTGATGGGTGTCCTCAACGTCACCGAGGATTCGTTTAGCGACGGCGGGCAGTTCTTGGACACGGAGGACGCGATCAAGCACGGGCTGCGCCTGATGTACTCCGGTGCGGACATCATTGACGTCGGCGGGGAGTCCACGCGTCCCGGAGCGGCGTTCATCGACCCCGAGCTGGAACAACAGCGCGTCCTGCCCGTGGTGGAGGCCCTCGTCAAGGCTGGCGCCGTCGTCTCCGTTGACACCATGCACGTGAGCACGGCCCGCGCCGCCGTCGCGGCCGGTGCGCACCTCATCAATGACGTCTCCGGGCTGACCCACGAGGCGGACATGCCCGCGCTCGTCGCGGAGCTGGGCGTGCCGTACGTGCTGATGCACCGCCGCGGAGACCAGCAAAACATGAACGATTACGCGCAGTATGAGGACGTGGTGGCTGAGGTTCTCTCCGAGCTGGAGGCGCTGCGCACCACGTTCCTCGACGCCGGCGTCCGGCCGGAGCAGCTCATCATCGATCCGGGACTAGGCTTCGCCAAGGAGGCCCCGCACAACTGGACGCTCCTGCACCGGCTCGCCGAGTTCAAGGCGCTGGGGCACCCGGTCCTCATCGGCACCTCCCGGAAGCGCTTCTTGGGCTCGCTCCTCTCCAGCGGTGGCCAGCCGGCCGCCGCCCAGGACCGCGACGCCGCCACGGCCGCCACCAGCGCGCTGGCCGCCGCCGCTGGCGTCTGGGCGGTGCGGGTGCACGACGTCGCCTCGAGCCACGACGCCGTCAAGGTCGCCACCGCGTGGGGTCATGGCGGTGCCGGCGAACTGCGGCAGGGCGAGTAA
- a CDS encoding hydroxymethylglutaryl-CoA lyase codes for MTDVFLRDGLQDEDVIVSVADRVHTGELLAAAGVGRFEVGSLVNPQRVPQMRGTEEVLARLQQTTASELTVLALNARGVRRAAEAGATDVQIVASASQAHSAANAGRSTEVAMEELAAEVARHPELRFHAGISTAFTCPIEGPIEPERVIGLVRGFLTMGVHSIGLADTVGTTNPAQIGASLEAVQAAEPDVTYSLHLHNAHGQALRSVDVAIAAGVTRFDAALAGFGGCPFAPGAAGNLATEALVRHLHASGHQTGINEELLAEAADQARAIVRMSPPHATHAS; via the coding sequence GTGACCGATGTTTTCCTACGCGATGGACTCCAAGATGAAGACGTCATCGTCTCCGTTGCTGACCGCGTGCACACGGGCGAGTTGCTCGCCGCCGCAGGAGTGGGGCGATTCGAGGTGGGGTCGCTGGTAAACCCCCAACGCGTGCCGCAGATGAGAGGCACCGAAGAGGTGCTGGCTCGATTGCAGCAGACGACGGCGTCGGAGCTCACGGTGCTGGCGTTGAATGCGCGCGGAGTACGCCGAGCTGCGGAGGCCGGCGCGACCGATGTCCAGATCGTCGCCTCGGCCAGCCAAGCTCACAGTGCAGCCAACGCTGGCCGCAGCACCGAAGTGGCCATGGAAGAACTGGCAGCCGAGGTGGCGCGTCATCCTGAGTTGAGGTTTCATGCGGGGATCTCCACTGCTTTTACCTGCCCCATCGAAGGCCCGATTGAGCCGGAGCGCGTCATCGGCTTGGTACGCGGGTTCTTGACCATGGGAGTGCACAGTATTGGCTTGGCGGACACGGTGGGAACCACCAACCCAGCCCAGATCGGCGCAAGCCTCGAGGCGGTGCAGGCTGCGGAGCCTGACGTGACGTATTCCTTGCACCTACATAACGCGCACGGCCAGGCCCTACGCAGTGTCGACGTGGCGATCGCCGCGGGGGTGACGCGATTCGACGCCGCCCTCGCAGGGTTCGGCGGGTGCCCCTTCGCCCCCGGGGCCGCCGGAAATCTAGCCACGGAAGCACTCGTTCGTCATCTCCATGCTTCCGGGCATCAGACGGGGATCAATGAGGAACTCCTAGCCGAGGCGGCCGATCAAGCGCGAGCCATTGTTCGGATGTCTCCCCCTCATGCGACGCACGCGTCCTAG
- the folK gene encoding 2-amino-4-hydroxy-6-hydroxymethyldihydropteridine diphosphokinase, whose product MNQEPQTSSQDQVTVVLALGSNLGEREDTLAMAVGDLIDHPQVRLSQVSEVVQTKPVGGPDGQPDFLNMVVEVRTDLTPHELLAHCQAVENKHHRTREVRWGPRTLDVDVITYGDAVVDTEDLTIPHPRAAERAFVLTPWAWMDPEAILAGQSVAELAARAADADGLSLYDPDANEVGD is encoded by the coding sequence ATGAATCAGGAACCGCAGACGAGCTCGCAGGATCAGGTCACGGTGGTCTTGGCGCTCGGCAGTAACCTCGGCGAGCGGGAAGACACCCTGGCGATGGCAGTGGGCGACCTGATCGATCACCCTCAGGTCCGCCTGTCACAGGTTTCTGAGGTGGTGCAAACCAAGCCCGTGGGCGGACCGGACGGGCAGCCGGACTTCCTCAACATGGTGGTTGAGGTGCGTACGGACCTGACCCCGCATGAGCTGCTGGCCCACTGCCAGGCGGTGGAGAACAAGCACCACCGCACCCGCGAGGTCCGCTGGGGCCCGCGCACGCTGGATGTGGATGTCATCACCTACGGCGACGCCGTCGTCGACACCGAGGATCTGACGATTCCTCACCCGCGCGCCGCCGAGCGAGCGTTCGTCCTGACCCCGTGGGCGTGGATGGACCCGGAGGCGATTCTGGCGGGGCAGTCCGTTGCGGAGCTCGCCGCCCGCGCCGCGGATGCCGACGGGCTGAGCTTGTACGATCCCGATGCAAACGAAGTGGGCGACTAG
- a CDS encoding TetR/AcrR family transcriptional regulator: protein MSESASSQGARERRRQATHTALVDHARRLTAEHGLSGFTVEELAEAADVSRRTFFNYFQTKEDAVLGVGSEDLPLATDSAFVDSADPLPAALKDLFLRRFPSHQRFGHDVAIFMELLHSETALMRRMMQINEQRRRDLAALIARRESLPDTDPFALAAAGFSGHLLMTSLHEFVSEEHADPPSSSSELTEEATRARFAHILEANFAHAERLFAPASPRSKD from the coding sequence ATGAGTGAAAGTGCAAGTTCGCAGGGGGCGCGTGAGCGCCGCCGGCAAGCCACCCACACCGCGCTCGTGGACCACGCCCGCCGCCTGACCGCCGAACACGGGCTGAGTGGTTTCACGGTGGAAGAGCTCGCCGAGGCGGCCGACGTCTCCCGGCGTACCTTCTTTAACTATTTCCAGACCAAGGAGGACGCCGTCCTGGGCGTCGGCTCAGAGGATCTCCCCCTAGCCACGGACTCCGCCTTCGTCGACTCCGCGGACCCCCTGCCGGCGGCCCTGAAGGACCTGTTCCTCCGCCGCTTCCCCTCCCACCAGCGCTTCGGCCACGACGTCGCCATCTTCATGGAACTCCTGCACTCGGAGACCGCGCTCATGCGCCGAATGATGCAGATCAACGAACAACGACGCCGTGACCTGGCCGCGCTCATCGCGCGCCGCGAGTCGCTCCCCGACACCGACCCGTTCGCGCTCGCTGCGGCAGGCTTCAGCGGCCATCTGCTCATGACCTCGCTGCACGAGTTTGTCTCCGAAGAGCACGCGGACCCGCCGTCGTCGTCCTCCGAGCTCACGGAGGAGGCCACCCGCGCCCGCTTCGCCCACATCTTGGAGGCCAACTTCGCGCACGCGGAACGCCTCTTCGCCCCCGCCTCACCACGTTCAAAGGACTGA
- a CDS encoding 2-hydroxycarboxylate transporter family protein produces MPAPIYLVLTAVVLIAAVTGNLPTSMVSGFTLTILLGGLFIWLGNLIPKVRDFGLPTILCTFGPATLIYFGLMPQPLIDVATIFVAEQGFLDFFIVAIIAGSLLGMPRQLLMKAGPRFAAPLLGCIAVTFLVVGALSALFGQGFIEGILFVAAPAMAGGLGLGALPMSEMYAAQTGTDSGAFMGDLMSVVVIANIFCILIAGIYNALSKARRQLFVGFNGYGQLMRVKGTAAELSLPEKRKASSFIALGQGLLIAGGLFVLGELLGAYLTFMHPYAWTIVAAALVKIFSLLPQELENSTADWGDMVNAVLVPALLVGVSISYISIEEVLASLTNPLFIVLTAASVVLATVSSGLIGWLLKFNFVEVSITPGLVMADTGGSGDVAVLSAADRLHLMPFAALSTRLGGAVVLFVTSFLVQFL; encoded by the coding sequence GTGCCCGCTCCCATCTACCTTGTCCTGACGGCCGTTGTGCTGATTGCCGCCGTGACGGGCAACCTACCGACTTCCATGGTGAGCGGATTTACGCTGACGATCCTGCTCGGGGGACTGTTCATCTGGCTGGGCAATCTGATTCCCAAGGTACGGGACTTTGGCCTTCCGACCATCCTGTGCACCTTCGGTCCGGCCACGCTGATCTACTTCGGGCTCATGCCGCAGCCTCTGATCGACGTCGCCACGATTTTTGTTGCGGAGCAAGGCTTCCTCGACTTTTTCATCGTCGCGATCATTGCCGGTTCCCTCCTCGGCATGCCGCGGCAGCTCCTCATGAAGGCTGGTCCGCGATTCGCGGCGCCCCTGCTGGGCTGCATCGCCGTGACCTTCCTCGTGGTGGGGGCTCTTTCTGCGCTGTTCGGTCAAGGATTCATCGAGGGCATCCTCTTCGTCGCTGCACCGGCTATGGCGGGTGGATTGGGCCTGGGTGCGCTGCCCATGTCGGAGATGTATGCGGCACAGACCGGCACTGATTCCGGTGCGTTCATGGGCGATCTCATGTCCGTGGTGGTCATCGCCAACATCTTCTGCATTCTGATCGCTGGAATCTACAACGCTCTCAGCAAAGCGCGCCGGCAATTGTTCGTTGGTTTCAACGGCTACGGACAGCTGATGCGTGTTAAGGGCACCGCCGCCGAGCTGAGCCTGCCCGAGAAGCGGAAGGCCTCGTCATTCATCGCTTTGGGGCAGGGCCTACTGATCGCTGGTGGACTCTTCGTGCTCGGGGAACTGCTCGGTGCTTATCTCACCTTCATGCACCCCTATGCGTGGACGATCGTCGCCGCTGCTCTCGTCAAGATCTTTTCTCTGCTTCCGCAAGAACTGGAGAACTCCACGGCTGACTGGGGAGATATGGTCAACGCCGTCCTCGTGCCAGCGCTGTTGGTGGGTGTTTCGATCTCCTACATCAGCATTGAGGAGGTTCTCGCGTCGCTGACCAACCCCCTCTTTATCGTCCTTACGGCAGCAAGCGTGGTGTTGGCGACGGTCTCTTCCGGCCTCATCGGTTGGCTCCTTAAGTTCAACTTCGTCGAGGTGTCGATAACCCCTGGTCTGGTGATGGCGGATACCGGCGGTAGTGGTGACGTAGCCGTGCTCAGCGCTGCCGATCGTCTGCACTTGATGCCGTTTGCGGCCCTCTCCACCCGTCTCGGCGGTGCGGTGGTCCTCTTTGTCACGTCCTTCCTCGTTCAATTCCTTTGA
- the folB gene encoding dihydroneopterin aldolase: MTDRIALTGITATGYHGVFEEEKRHGQPFVVDLILHTDISAAAAADDLTLTSDYGAVASVVHEQIQAGPYDLIETLTERIASRVLAEFALIRAVDVTVHKPKAPIPVPFGDVSITIHRDRGERT, from the coding sequence GTGACGGACCGGATCGCGCTCACGGGGATCACGGCCACCGGCTACCACGGGGTCTTCGAGGAAGAGAAGCGGCACGGGCAGCCGTTCGTCGTTGATCTCATCCTGCACACGGATATTTCCGCCGCCGCGGCGGCGGATGACCTGACGCTCACCTCCGACTACGGTGCGGTGGCCAGCGTGGTGCACGAGCAGATCCAGGCCGGCCCGTATGACTTGATTGAGACATTGACGGAGCGCATTGCGTCTCGCGTGCTGGCCGAGTTTGCGTTGATCCGCGCCGTGGACGTCACCGTGCACAAGCCGAAGGCGCCGATTCCCGTGCCGTTTGGCGATGTGTCCATCACCATTCACCGCGACCGAGGGGAGCGCACATGA